The Paenibacillus sp. MBLB1832 genome has a window encoding:
- a CDS encoding mannonate dehydratase — MKVAHRVFDHNIGRTTYMQFLRQIGVTHIIGSMPDVSILPSAKEGYWSEDDLCRWVKHINENGLKVEAIENFIPRHWYKILMDLPGKEQQMENIKRTIRAMGKAKIPIMGYNFSAGGVYGQAMVYEGRGEAKIMVFDPERYPYDDTPIPKSMAWGMVVDPEAEGRHGLISREEMKGRLHAFLEEILPVAEEANVVMAVHPEDPPVSMIRQAGRVLISPQDFDELFARFDTPYCAMEFCQGTFTEMPYDIYESIEHFAKSGRIAYAHVRNVNGKVPSYREALLDEGDVDIPRALKLYDQHGFKGAVIPDHYPKLVDIEGEHASVAYSIAYLRAAMKFSQIPIE, encoded by the coding sequence ATGAAGGTAGCACATAGAGTATTCGACCATAACATCGGAAGAACGACATATATGCAATTTCTCAGGCAGATCGGGGTGACGCATATCATAGGCAGCATGCCGGATGTGAGCATCCTTCCCTCTGCGAAAGAGGGGTACTGGTCCGAGGATGACTTGTGCCGCTGGGTGAAGCACATTAACGAGAATGGGCTCAAGGTCGAGGCGATTGAAAATTTTATCCCCCGTCATTGGTATAAGATCCTGATGGATCTTCCCGGTAAAGAGCAGCAGATGGAGAATATCAAAAGAACGATCCGGGCTATGGGCAAAGCCAAGATTCCCATTATGGGCTATAATTTCTCCGCTGGAGGCGTGTACGGGCAGGCCATGGTTTACGAGGGGCGGGGAGAAGCGAAGATCATGGTGTTTGATCCGGAGCGTTATCCGTATGATGATACGCCCATTCCGAAGAGCATGGCCTGGGGGATGGTGGTTGATCCTGAGGCGGAGGGCAGGCACGGCCTGATTTCACGGGAGGAAATGAAAGGCAGGCTGCATGCATTTCTAGAGGAAATTTTACCGGTAGCTGAAGAAGCCAATGTGGTTATGGCCGTTCATCCGGAGGATCCACCCGTTTCTATGATCCGACAAGCTGGCCGGGTATTGATCTCTCCGCAGGACTTCGACGAGCTCTTCGCTAGATTCGATACGCCTTACTGTGCGATGGAGTTTTGCCAAGGTACCTTTACAGAAATGCCTTATGACATCTATGAATCCATTGAGCATTTTGCCAAGAGCGGCCGAATCGCTTATGCCCATGTCCGCAATGTCAACGGAAAGGTTCCCTCTTACAGGGAAGCACTCTTGGATGAGGGGGATGTGGATATTCCAAGAGCGCTTAAGCTGTACGATCAGCACGGATTTAAGGGCGCTGTCATTCCTGACCATTACCCGAAGTTGGTCGACATTGAAGGGGAGCATGCATCCGTAGCCTATTCCATTGCCTATTTGCGTGCGGCTATGAAGTTTAGTCAAATTCCTATCGAATAA
- a CDS encoding extracellular solute-binding protein, with translation MNRTKLLSVLLGTALTLTACSGSKSGGESTSAAPSSKPKETPTVTIMMVGDISYPDDNIINKEIMKRTGVNVKWMFVPVGDFTTKLNTLIASNDLPDIIHNQDPKKVKELATNKMIVPLDDLLAKYGKNIKENKSDVLKGVNMINGKVYSIPQARDLGGESVAIRKDWLDKLGLKVPTNLDEYYTALKAFKEKDPDGNGKNDTVPLGVTMDYIKTMNHIFGAYGVPFDAAKERGRYIDGKVLPAFLQPGFLDAIKYYNKLYKEGLMEPDFSTIKAIPTYTKLWTGNVGTFNFQPPGTTQNWITRYTENPKPTFAYTVIKGPNGVGGQTKSYKEDGGPFVTLSANSKNPEAAMKVMDFLISDEGDKLTFCGIEGTHYKSVNNQCQYMDPFTDAVKQRNDGVQVYYGLMYRVNGAELRNFNELTKQGIQIARDAQLTDAHLSEIPEVEIAQGKIMLDIVKEFIAGGIVSKGNLDQEYETYKKKYLDAGGTKWIDQATAIYKKDNNIK, from the coding sequence ATGAATCGAACAAAACTGCTTTCCGTACTGCTTGGCACTGCATTGACCCTAACAGCTTGCTCAGGCAGTAAAAGCGGTGGTGAATCCACATCAGCAGCCCCCAGCTCGAAGCCGAAGGAAACACCAACGGTAACGATTATGATGGTCGGCGATATTAGTTATCCGGATGACAATATCATCAATAAAGAGATTATGAAACGAACGGGTGTCAATGTGAAATGGATGTTTGTTCCCGTAGGTGATTTCACTACCAAGCTTAATACGTTGATCGCGAGCAACGATCTGCCAGATATCATTCACAATCAGGACCCTAAGAAAGTTAAGGAATTAGCAACAAATAAAATGATTGTCCCGCTAGATGACCTCTTAGCAAAGTACGGAAAGAATATCAAGGAGAATAAAAGTGATGTGCTGAAAGGGGTGAATATGATCAACGGGAAAGTATATTCAATCCCGCAGGCCAGAGACTTGGGTGGAGAGTCTGTCGCCATTAGGAAGGATTGGCTGGATAAATTAGGACTTAAGGTCCCTACTAATTTAGATGAATACTATACCGCTCTGAAGGCCTTTAAGGAAAAGGATCCGGACGGCAACGGCAAGAATGATACAGTTCCGTTGGGTGTCACAATGGATTATATCAAAACAATGAATCATATCTTCGGCGCCTACGGGGTTCCCTTTGATGCTGCCAAGGAAAGAGGCCGATATATCGATGGAAAGGTGCTTCCGGCTTTCCTGCAACCAGGATTCCTTGATGCTATCAAATATTACAACAAGCTGTATAAAGAAGGTCTAATGGAGCCGGATTTCTCCACAATTAAAGCGATTCCGACGTATACGAAGCTATGGACCGGCAACGTAGGTACATTCAACTTTCAGCCGCCAGGCACAACGCAAAATTGGATCACTCGTTACACGGAAAACCCGAAACCTACTTTTGCTTACACTGTGATCAAAGGACCTAACGGCGTCGGTGGCCAAACGAAGAGCTACAAGGAGGATGGCGGGCCTTTCGTCACGCTATCAGCTAACTCGAAGAATCCAGAAGCGGCGATGAAGGTCATGGACTTTTTGATCTCTGACGAAGGTGACAAGCTTACCTTCTGCGGCATCGAGGGAACACACTATAAATCCGTCAACAACCAGTGCCAATACATGGACCCGTTTACGGATGCTGTGAAGCAAAGAAATGATGGGGTTCAAGTTTATTATGGCTTGATGTACCGTGTAAACGGCGCTGAACTTAGAAACTTTAACGAACTGACTAAGCAAGGGATTCAAATTGCACGGGATGCCCAACTCACAGATGCTCACTTAAGCGAAATTCCTGAGGTTGAAATCGCACAAGGTAAGATCATGTTGGATATTGTTAAAGAGTTTATCGCTGGCGGTATCGTTTCCAAAGGAAATCTGGATCAGGAATATGAAACTTATAAGAAAAAGTATCTCGATGCCGGCGGTACGAAATGGATCGATCAGGCAACAGCCATCTACAAAAAGGATAACAATATCAAGTAG
- a CDS encoding carbohydrate ABC transporter permease yields the protein MKPTKGENIFHFLVVIFFIIASFCTLYPFWHVLMYAISDPKASMGGGLFFLPRGFSLYSFELMLQTKGIFQSYVNSLFRLIVGTFIALLFTAMLAYPLSVRRFAGRNTITMLIFFTMLFNGGLIPNYLLIKQLGMLNTLWALIIPGAISAWNLFIMKNFFQSIPPELEESANIDGASPARTLFSIILPISMPVMAAVALFYGVAHWNSYFDAIVYISDPKKQVLQVFLRGMMNVGSLSEVKDVDSMAASSGTVTEESIKMATIVMSVLPMLIVYPFLQKYYVKGVLVGSVKG from the coding sequence ATGAAGCCAACGAAAGGCGAGAATATATTTCACTTCTTAGTTGTAATCTTTTTCATCATCGCATCGTTCTGTACCTTGTATCCCTTCTGGCATGTTCTGATGTACGCGATCAGTGACCCTAAGGCATCTATGGGCGGGGGACTGTTCTTTCTACCCAGAGGCTTTTCCTTATATTCGTTCGAGCTTATGCTTCAAACAAAAGGTATTTTTCAATCTTACGTCAACTCGTTATTCCGTCTGATTGTCGGTACCTTTATCGCTTTACTCTTCACAGCTATGCTGGCTTATCCGTTGTCGGTGAGACGTTTCGCTGGACGCAATACCATCACGATGCTGATCTTTTTCACAATGCTGTTCAACGGCGGCCTGATTCCGAACTACCTGCTCATTAAACAACTGGGTATGCTGAATACGTTATGGGCCCTGATCATACCTGGGGCGATCAGCGCGTGGAACTTGTTTATCATGAAAAACTTTTTCCAAAGCATCCCGCCCGAGTTGGAGGAATCTGCGAATATAGATGGTGCGAGCCCAGCTCGTACGTTGTTCAGTATCATTTTACCGATATCGATGCCTGTGATGGCGGCAGTTGCTCTCTTCTATGGCGTTGCCCATTGGAATTCCTATTTTGATGCCATTGTTTACATTAGTGATCCGAAGAAGCAAGTGCTGCAGGTATTTCTTCGGGGGATGATGAACGTTGGGTCACTTAGCGAAGTGAAAGACGTAGACTCGATGGCTGCCAGCTCTGGTACTGTGACGGAGGAGTCCATTAAGATGGCGACAATTGTCATGTCGGTGCTTCCCATGCTGATCGTCTATCCGTTCTTGCAAAAGTATTATGTCAAAGGTGTTCTTGTCGGCTCCGTTAAGGGGTAA
- a CDS encoding ABC transporter permease: MFTATEAVVRRRKAWGAKLGQFRKDKFLYLLALPGILFFILFHYIPMYGVLIAFKKYSVYKGFMGSEWIGLDNFKTLFSTFGFERALRNTIIISLYQLIFAFPVPIILSILLNELRHALFKKFVQTVVYLPHFVSWVVIAGIMFAILSPNTGILNEIARFFGFETPNLMVSKAYFRGLLVVSNIWKEAGFGTVLYLATLVTIDDQLYEASKMDGANKWRQIWHITLPGLRTTVVILLIFRVGSILNAGLDQVFALYNPQVYEVSEILDTFIYKIAFENARYDLATASGVFKSIVGLVLVICVNWIAKKIDSESGII, encoded by the coding sequence ATGTTCACTGCAACAGAAGCTGTTGTTAGAAGAAGGAAGGCGTGGGGGGCGAAACTCGGTCAGTTTCGCAAGGACAAATTTTTATATTTACTTGCCTTGCCGGGTATTCTATTCTTTATACTCTTTCATTACATACCTATGTATGGCGTATTAATCGCTTTTAAGAAATACAGCGTTTACAAAGGGTTTATGGGTAGTGAATGGATCGGATTGGATAATTTCAAGACGTTGTTCAGCACATTTGGTTTTGAGAGGGCATTGCGAAATACGATAATTATCAGCTTATATCAACTCATATTTGCTTTTCCTGTCCCAATCATTTTGTCCATTCTATTAAACGAGTTGCGTCATGCGTTATTTAAGAAGTTTGTACAAACTGTTGTTTATTTGCCGCACTTTGTATCCTGGGTAGTAATCGCGGGAATTATGTTTGCAATTTTATCGCCCAATACGGGTATTTTGAATGAAATAGCTAGGTTTTTCGGTTTCGAAACGCCGAACCTTATGGTAAGTAAGGCGTATTTCCGAGGTTTGCTTGTGGTTTCAAATATATGGAAAGAAGCTGGCTTCGGTACAGTTCTTTATTTGGCCACCTTAGTGACCATCGATGACCAGCTATATGAAGCGTCAAAGATGGATGGTGCCAATAAATGGCGACAAATCTGGCATATTACACTTCCTGGTCTGCGGACCACCGTTGTGATCCTGCTGATTTTCCGCGTGGGAAGCATTCTGAATGCGGGTCTTGATCAGGTATTTGCCTTATATAACCCTCAGGTGTATGAGGTTTCGGAAATTCTGGATACCTTCATCTACAAGATCGCATTCGAGAATGCGAGATACGATCTTGCCACAGCTTCGGGCGTGTTTAAATCCATTGTGGGCTTGGTGCTAGTGATCTGCGTAAATTGGATTGCCAAAAAAATAGATTCCGAGTCCGGTATAATCTAG
- a CDS encoding GntR family transcriptional regulator, with translation MEYELSSPNVLYVTTYSRIRDQIRQDILNSVFKPGVRLRISELTNRYGVSQMPIREALQQLQGEGLVTLLPQKGASVRKIDENFLSNMYDIRYAIETMLVRTGVEHMTDRDLKEIDLLQEEYEAYVSNRNREAALLVNEAFHRKINGLANNYEAIEIIDRHWGLIDVLRRQFGFSEGRIHSIIDDHRKIVNALKRRDRDLSVRLTGEHVMKAKIDLIERFKQSQR, from the coding sequence ATGGAATATGAACTTAGTTCTCCAAACGTGCTATACGTGACAACCTATTCCCGTATACGAGATCAGATACGGCAAGATATTTTGAACAGTGTGTTTAAGCCGGGAGTTCGTTTGCGTATTAGTGAACTTACGAATCGTTATGGCGTATCTCAAATGCCCATTCGGGAAGCGCTCCAGCAGCTGCAGGGAGAGGGGCTCGTTACATTGCTCCCACAGAAGGGTGCTAGCGTACGAAAGATTGACGAGAATTTTTTAAGCAATATGTATGACATTCGCTATGCAATTGAAACCATGCTCGTGCGTACTGGCGTTGAACATATGACAGACCGTGATCTCAAAGAAATTGACTTGCTGCAAGAAGAATATGAAGCTTATGTCAGCAACAGAAACCGGGAGGCTGCCTTGCTTGTAAACGAAGCCTTTCATCGCAAGATCAATGGGCTGGCGAACAATTATGAAGCTATTGAGATTATTGATCGGCATTGGGGGCTGATCGATGTGCTTAGGAGGCAGTTTGGCTTCAGCGAGGGTCGTATTCATAGCATTATTGATGATCATCGAAAAATTGTAAACGCTTTAAAGCGACGGGATCGTGATCTTTCCGTTAGGCTTACAGGCGAGCATGTGATGAAGGCAAAGATAGATTTGATTGAAAGATTTAAGCAAAGTCAAAGATAA
- a CDS encoding creatininase family protein → MSSEVLWAKLYPKEWRERFQAAPIVYLPLGLCEPHGQIAVFGLDLIKAEYICEKAARGAGGIVAPSLGYHIHESGYHARWLEEQIGEENPRMTGMPPHVMLYFFLYQLRAFVNAGFKAIVVLSGHGGGNQADFQRAAGIFMAQFPVRIWVGTDGDLVKGHFKADHAGQFEISQLMNIDPTLVNMGRTQLEGEPNSGAKFARADNAFEASEMLGASINEACITRLRQVAEDLLVQARDISTDSITYDEIEHLWRALQKSKSEWVTSRPREGQKSVSQSSQWKRHEYPYTY, encoded by the coding sequence ATGTCATCCGAGGTTCTATGGGCCAAATTGTATCCTAAGGAATGGAGGGAACGGTTTCAAGCGGCTCCAATTGTATATCTTCCTTTGGGGCTATGCGAGCCGCATGGCCAAATCGCTGTTTTTGGCTTGGATTTGATCAAGGCTGAATACATCTGCGAGAAAGCAGCACGAGGAGCAGGAGGCATTGTGGCGCCATCGCTTGGGTATCACATTCATGAAAGCGGATATCATGCCAGGTGGCTAGAGGAGCAGATTGGGGAAGAGAATCCCCGCATGACGGGGATGCCACCTCATGTGATGCTCTATTTTTTCTTATATCAGCTAAGGGCTTTCGTCAATGCAGGCTTTAAGGCAATTGTGGTGCTTTCCGGTCATGGCGGTGGCAATCAAGCCGATTTTCAGCGGGCAGCAGGGATATTTATGGCGCAATTTCCAGTTCGAATCTGGGTAGGTACGGATGGTGATTTGGTCAAGGGACACTTCAAAGCAGATCATGCGGGACAATTTGAGATTTCACAGTTGATGAACATTGACCCTACACTTGTGAATATGGGGCGCACCCAGTTAGAGGGGGAGCCGAATAGTGGCGCAAAGTTCGCTAGAGCTGACAATGCTTTTGAGGCTTCCGAAATGTTGGGCGCATCTATTAACGAAGCGTGTATTACTAGACTGCGTCAAGTAGCTGAGGATCTGCTCGTGCAAGCCAGAGATATCTCAACGGATTCGATTACCTATGATGAAATAGAACATTTATGGCGTGCTTTGCAGAAAAGCAAGTCTGAGTGGGTGACGTCCAGACCGAGGGAAGGACAAAAGAGTGTATCCCAATCCTCACAGTGGAAAAGACACGAATATCCATATACGTATTAG
- a CDS encoding aldo/keto reductase has protein sequence MLPSNSFGKSNISISRLGYGAMGLSGSFGSMEESEFIQSIHRSLELGVNFIDTARAYGPSEETIGKALKTWDGPQPFIATKVKPCGKGGWGSPIPVIEAYPPGSIQASVDASLQALGVEALDLIQMHQYWSAWDDEPYWLEEMVKLKEAGKVKYIGISIPDHRHDMALSLVKSGKIDSVQSILNIFDPIALDNLVPLCEKHGVAFIARCVLDEGGLTGLLSSDTTFTERDFRNGYFDAGPRSEYIARVERLRSFIPQYASSLAALAIKYALHAPGVTTSIISMHIKEYAEQNAAALQEDPLPDEVVDELYKRHRWIRNFYERKYWK, from the coding sequence ATGCTGCCAAGTAATTCATTCGGAAAATCGAACATTTCCATATCTCGTTTGGGGTATGGGGCGATGGGTTTGTCTGGTTCGTTCGGAAGTATGGAAGAATCCGAATTCATACAATCCATTCACCGGTCATTGGAGTTAGGTGTCAATTTTATTGATACCGCAAGAGCGTATGGACCATCGGAGGAAACGATTGGCAAAGCCTTAAAGACGTGGGATGGACCGCAGCCGTTCATTGCTACCAAAGTAAAACCTTGCGGCAAAGGCGGTTGGGGCAGCCCAATTCCGGTGATCGAAGCTTACCCGCCGGGATCGATTCAAGCTAGTGTGGATGCTTCATTGCAAGCACTTGGTGTGGAAGCGCTGGATTTGATTCAAATGCACCAATACTGGTCTGCATGGGATGATGAACCTTACTGGCTGGAAGAAATGGTTAAATTAAAGGAAGCGGGCAAGGTGAAGTATATTGGAATTTCCATTCCAGATCACCGTCATGATATGGCGCTCTCGCTGGTGAAATCCGGTAAGATCGATTCGGTGCAATCGATTCTAAATATCTTCGACCCAATTGCCCTAGATAATTTGGTTCCCTTGTGCGAAAAGCACGGAGTTGCTTTTATCGCTCGATGTGTGCTGGACGAAGGAGGATTGACCGGGCTCTTGTCAAGTGATACCACTTTCACTGAGCGGGACTTCCGTAATGGCTATTTTGATGCGGGCCCAAGAAGTGAATACATCGCTCGTGTAGAACGGCTTCGGTCCTTCATCCCGCAGTATGCAAGCTCACTTGCCGCATTGGCGATCAAGTATGCGCTGCATGCCCCAGGCGTCACCACATCAATTATTTCGATGCATATTAAAGAATATGCGGAGCAGAATGCGGCAGCGCTCCAAGAAGATCCGCTGCCTGATGAAGTCGTAGATGAGCTCTATAAGCGTCACCGTTGGATAAGGAATTTTTACGAAAGAAAATATTGGAAATAG
- a CDS encoding phytanoyl-CoA dioxygenase family protein, giving the protein MKDEQLKQFDEEGFFILEDLFTGEEMDELTSQVDYYVDEHSAKLKQEEQGGVGVSRANEITFTAHLVKKNAYFQQFCAHPKFVEITTAILGGDVSLYWDQAVYKRPETAKDFPWHQDNGYGLVLSDEYVTCWLAMEDATIENGCIWVKPRTHKDGIIEHQKTPIGWQCYFGEDPGIPVELKKGSMVVFSSLLFHRSGPNVSDNIRKGYILQYIPTHTKNIKTGKVFKKMVIAKEGKAYLDTSYIEEQDHNAAK; this is encoded by the coding sequence ATGAAAGATGAACAATTGAAGCAGTTCGATGAGGAAGGTTTTTTTATTCTAGAGGATTTGTTTACTGGGGAAGAAATGGACGAGTTGACTTCTCAAGTTGATTATTATGTGGATGAGCATAGTGCGAAGCTGAAGCAAGAAGAACAAGGTGGCGTGGGCGTCAGTCGTGCCAATGAAATTACTTTCACCGCACATCTAGTAAAGAAGAACGCCTACTTTCAACAATTTTGTGCTCACCCTAAATTTGTTGAGATTACTACGGCAATTCTTGGAGGAGATGTTTCCCTGTACTGGGATCAAGCGGTTTATAAGCGCCCAGAAACGGCAAAGGATTTCCCGTGGCACCAGGATAATGGTTATGGTCTTGTTTTATCAGATGAGTATGTGACCTGCTGGTTGGCGATGGAAGATGCCACGATCGAAAATGGCTGTATTTGGGTAAAGCCGAGAACGCACAAGGACGGCATTATTGAGCACCAGAAAACACCAATAGGTTGGCAATGTTACTTCGGGGAAGATCCAGGAATTCCTGTAGAGTTAAAAAAGGGAAGTATGGTTGTCTTTTCATCGCTCTTGTTCCACCGCAGCGGTCCAAACGTAAGCGATAACATTCGGAAGGGGTATATTCTGCAGTACATTCCGACACATACGAAAAACATCAAGACAGGAAAAGTCTTCAAGAAGATGGTAATTGCCAAAGAGGGCAAAGCCTATCTCGATACGTCGTACATTGAGGAGCAGGATCATAATGCTGCCAAGTAA
- a CDS encoding helix-turn-helix domain-containing protein produces MNNNASMKEQFGLSIVNIVRSSYTRLKIRDIKKNQWVLSHVVKGQLTMETGGISYNVRAGQVMVHPPHIEFSEYNPSSGIHQVLFLDVTLSEHLDLFRMYPIPPVITLVDEASFTRCFQELNSYWNQPDKAFRNVYIGAGILELIKLLLNSWESDGFPSRPEQLNSTEDRFMEVIQYMQTHLRRKISREELSSLLHLHPNYFDKLFYKHFHQTPMHMLRMLRLRKAQSLLETSDITLEQIAGECGLVDAAYFAKWFKKQCRETPGQYRTRMKISKRMY; encoded by the coding sequence ATGAATAATAACGCAAGCATGAAAGAGCAGTTCGGTCTATCCATTGTAAATATTGTTCGTTCTTCCTATACGCGATTAAAGATCCGCGACATCAAGAAGAATCAGTGGGTTCTCAGCCACGTTGTGAAAGGTCAACTTACCATGGAGACTGGGGGAATATCCTATAACGTTAGGGCAGGACAAGTGATGGTTCATCCTCCGCATATTGAATTCAGTGAATATAATCCTTCAAGCGGCATCCACCAGGTACTGTTTCTCGACGTCACCTTATCCGAGCATCTGGATTTATTTCGAATGTATCCGATTCCACCTGTTATTACACTTGTCGATGAAGCGAGCTTCACACGCTGCTTTCAAGAACTGAACTCCTATTGGAATCAACCCGATAAAGCTTTTCGAAACGTCTATATCGGAGCAGGAATCCTAGAGCTTATCAAGCTCCTTCTAAACTCGTGGGAGTCGGACGGGTTTCCTTCTCGCCCTGAACAGCTGAATTCAACAGAAGACCGATTTATGGAGGTCATCCAGTATATGCAAACGCATTTACGCCGAAAAATATCACGGGAAGAGTTATCGAGTCTTTTACATTTGCATCCAAATTATTTCGACAAACTGTTCTATAAACACTTTCATCAAACCCCTATGCATATGCTTCGCATGCTTCGACTTCGCAAAGCACAATCACTACTTGAAACAAGCGATATTACCCTGGAGCAAATCGCTGGTGAATGCGGCTTAGTAGATGCGGCCTATTTTGCCAAGTGGTTCAAAAAACAGTGCCGTGAGACGCCTGGTCAATACCGCACAAGGATGAAGATATCAAAGAGGATGTATTAA
- a CDS encoding alpha-galactosidase: protein MQTAAVRGGEEKLAETYRTFILRHFSLNAESRKPYVYYNTWNYQERVRHWQDKPYLSSMNLQRMLLEIEQAHKMGIDVFVIDTGWYSKTGDWQVNRERFPDGLRQVKAKLDEYGMKLGLWFGPTSAAMSSNMLGQNLTNQSSMDGKNRDPHSVWETEESAELCLVSGYADDFADELIRLSQELGVTYFKWDAICQYGCNDPHHHHGDEGALAQEREECYSFLQPLYMVRIIEKLTEACPEAIVDFDVTEGYRCVGLSFLSAGKYFLLNNGPYYANFNIPKDKDITWKNNNMFFYPGAARGWVCRTPLAYDKWIPTVLFLTHYLPDDPVDFQDMAVGSLILGQNGIWGDLLGVSFEGTDRIGKLIGLYKQIRDDITENALRRTGIPGGNPEVYEKISSRSGKGTVVLFANAFGVPFHSPRPASFTYITHCKPDRKVWYTEGVTVRYDTEGYAVITADFEKPGAKIVYFGVKD from the coding sequence ATGCAGACGGCTGCTGTCCGTGGAGGGGAAGAGAAGCTGGCAGAAACCTACCGTACTTTTATATTGCGGCACTTCAGCTTGAATGCGGAATCGCGTAAGCCCTATGTTTATTATAATACATGGAACTATCAGGAGAGAGTTCGCCACTGGCAGGACAAACCCTATTTGAGCAGTATGAATCTGCAACGAATGCTGTTGGAAATCGAACAGGCACATAAAATGGGCATCGATGTATTCGTAATCGACACGGGCTGGTATAGCAAGACAGGGGATTGGCAGGTTAATCGGGAAAGGTTTCCAGACGGGTTGCGTCAAGTGAAAGCTAAGCTCGATGAATACGGGATGAAGCTGGGACTTTGGTTCGGCCCGACCTCAGCAGCAATGTCAAGTAATATGCTTGGGCAGAATCTGACGAATCAGAGTAGCATGGATGGCAAGAATCGGGATCCTCATTCAGTATGGGAGACAGAGGAAAGTGCTGAATTATGCTTGGTCAGCGGATACGCGGATGATTTTGCGGATGAACTGATCCGATTGTCTCAGGAGCTTGGCGTTACATATTTTAAATGGGATGCCATCTGCCAATACGGCTGCAACGACCCTCACCATCATCATGGCGATGAAGGGGCTCTGGCACAGGAACGCGAGGAATGTTATTCCTTTCTTCAGCCTCTCTACATGGTACGTATTATCGAGAAGCTAACGGAAGCCTGCCCGGAAGCTATTGTCGATTTTGATGTAACGGAAGGATATCGGTGTGTAGGACTCAGTTTCCTGTCAGCAGGTAAATATTTCTTGCTCAACAACGGTCCGTATTATGCTAACTTTAACATTCCCAAGGACAAGGATATTACATGGAAAAACAACAATATGTTCTTCTATCCGGGCGCCGCCCGGGGATGGGTATGTCGGACGCCACTTGCCTATGATAAATGGATCCCTACGGTCTTGTTTCTGACCCACTATTTGCCGGATGATCCTGTAGACTTCCAGGATATGGCGGTTGGTTCCTTGATTCTGGGGCAGAATGGAATCTGGGGGGATCTGCTGGGGGTAAGTTTTGAGGGGACAGACCGGATTGGCAAACTTATCGGGCTTTACAAGCAAATTAGGGACGACATCACGGAGAACGCTCTTCGGCGGACAGGTATTCCCGGTGGCAACCCGGAGGTGTACGAGAAGATATCTTCACGGTCGGGTAAAGGCACTGTTGTTCTGTTCGCCAATGCTTTCGGCGTTCCGTTTCATTCTCCTCGACCAGCAAGCTTTACCTATATCACTCACTGTAAGCCGGATCGGAAGGTATGGTATACAGAGGGGGTAACGGTTCGGTATGATACGGAAGGCTACGCGGTTATCACTGCTGATTTCGAGAAGCCTGGGGCCAAGATTGTATACTTTGGAGTAAAGGATTAA